The region AAGGCATGATTATGCCgtgtccggcataactttgggttattccttaacaagtgtctGCGCGGTCCCAGATACACGCTACCCAAACCTTgcacagattttttttttttaatttatgcttgagcgggggttcgaacctagaacctcaCGATTTCTGCGCGAAGCTCAGGGTTGCAACgcgaaggcaaaaattaaagactagcaatatggagggcaaaatttaaagaccaccccaaaagaaggggaatccgcgcaaaaaaatgaaatttaaagaccagcccatttgaagggaaaaattggagagCAGCACAAAATAAGcataaaagtgcaaatgaccctgaATTATTTGGTCCATGTGATACTAGGCCCAGCCCATACATAACCCGTACACGGACTTTTGAACTTGGAAATGAAAAATTgattgaaagataaaaatgtaAGAATATGTTTGATTTAACACATTCAAAAGTGCTTATAAACTATAAAGTCATAAATAGAGAGTGactaacttatgacttttggcaCATTTTAACtattgaaagataaaaatgtaAGAATATGTTTGATTTAACACATTCAAAAGTGCTTATAAACTATAAAGTCATAAATAGAGAGTGactaacttatgacttttggcaCATTTTAACTTACAAGCAGCTTAGATGAACGCATAATTAAATCAAAAAGTACTTTAAACTAAATTGACTCGCTTAAGCTCAGTCAAACACCGTTGACTGAGCTTATGTATTTTATTACCAATAACGTTATATGTTATGGTATAATTCAATTTGTTATTACAGTAACACATATTGCATAAAAATATTGACACAACCGATTTCAAAATAAATGTAGAAGATTATCATTGAGGAGGAGATTTTGTCATTAATTATGGTTTTGGATACTTCCTGAAGGCATTATAATCTCAAAAGTCATGAGTTGAAACTTATGGCAAAGGATTGTATTAGTTATAAAATTTTTCTAAGAGAAAAATGtgcaaattaattttttaaaggcTTTAAAAGATAGAGCTTTAAATATGGtaaaatgaattgaattgaTAAGAACTTGACATGTCTGTTTTATATACAAAGGTTATTATTTGGGAATGTTTTATTGCAACAATGTATATCATATGTGTACATCACACATAAATTCTATGGatgtcacaaatatacataatagATAATAGATATAAGAATATACAAcgggatatatacatatatacaggttgggatacataaatatatagggGGTTGTACACAAATATACACCCTGCTTCAGCTCGTCTTATTCAATGCACTAGTTCAAAATTTCTGCTAGCAATTCttcaaatcaatccaaaatgagctcaaatctatatataatataaagtatataatataaagctaggcatagataaggtgatgtggcacctctctatggccaggATTGCTATTTATCCTTTTTGTGGTTGTtttgcatttttcatccattttctactAACTAATGGATTTAGAAAATGCCTCCTAAGTAAATATAGCAATAAAGCCCATTTAGCAGTAgtaaatgatgatttatatgataaatcttttcatttttcaaacaGTGCCCAAGTAACGGTTATCATTTTTGAGATTTTTTGGGTTTCTTACCTCATTTTTCTGTTTACAAAGTTAATATATTCATCGAGTTAAAATAGATTTAGTAGTGTAGTTTACCCACAATAACGCATACCCACGTAAGAAACTACTTATGGCAGTTAATAAATTCTCTATGTCACACATTAATGAAATGAATTACTCCAAGACCCACGTATAGTTGTTACTATTCAAAACTTTCAAATTCCTTATTCATGCAAGGAAAAAGAATTCGAAAGGTCTCCAACAgtgaatataaatataacaaCAAATGCAGCAATGCCAAACGTGAATCAGATTCTTGTAACCTTTCAATCATTTTTCCTTCTCAACGCCTCTTTTTTGTGGTCTTTACTCTAAAAATGACCCAACTCTCATGTCACCTCACCAACAAGCAAGAAGGCAGAGTACCCTTTGTTATTTCTCCCACACAAGTTCAATACATGATGATGGACTTTCTgtttcccttttccttttctttttcatatcataatttgGACTCAAATTTATATAGTTAGGTTGAAAGTTAGCTTCAACTGCTGACTCTATCCCCCCATCCCTCGGAAATATGGCACTGATACCATATTTTGGCAAAGACGTGGACTTGTGGTATCATGAATGTGGAGAGCATCAATTCACTTCTTGAGTCCTGATAATATCTGGAGATTGCAGTTTGATATTTGTAATCAAGCTTCGGGGCTTTCCCTCAAACTTAGACTTGAAATgcgagataatagtcaaaataccccccaacgtttgaccaaaatgccaactacacaccgaacctttgcgggggtcctattacccccggACAAATTTTTCAAGAAGCAAATGGCCCTTTTTTTGCGATGTGGCAAAATCCGCTGCAAcccccaaatattaaatggCTATTTTGTCCACACGCGCCCGGCCCACGTGCCAcgtgtttaattttgccccattttttattaatttccccttcctccatccatctactcttcttcaaaaaaaaaaaaaaaatctctcaattttccatactccatttttattaaggatctgaaaacccatacccaattctccttcatcttcatcaacattatcatcatcatcatcatcatcttcactaggagttgaaaaaaaaaatcacaccaacttgctcaaatctaatccaaacaaatccaaatgtgaaaggaagcttcctaacaccaaatagaacaaagttcatccattaatttgattaaacaatgGGCAATTCGCGTAATGCCCTTcttttcggggtggtctttaaattttgccccctcatatttgcggtctttaaattttgcccctcatatttgtggtctttaagttttgcccttagcttggataccgaggttttgggttcgaaccccgctcaagcataaaataaagaaataatttcgcaagcGCGGGGGTAATGGAGGAGTGTACCCCCTCGATAACTTCCTtaagaaaaactaaagttatgcggagggggcataacttttcctcaagacatagtttagttatgccttatggagcaaaacttttccttaaggaactatgccttatagggcggacttttaattaaggcataaccaaaagtatgccttaactaaaagtatgacttaactaaaagtgtgacttgaaaagtttaaaaaaaaaaaaaaagtctcaaggcaaagtcacTCAAGCATAACTTCCTttaggaaaaactaaagttatgcggaggggcataatttagttttgccttgtatgggcaaaacttttccttaaggaattatgccttatacaagcattttaattaaggcataaccaaaaatatgccttaaaaaaaaaaaaaaaaaaatgtctcaaggcaaagtacgCCTCCCTcgataacttccttaaggaaaaactaaagttatgcggaggggcataacttttcctcaaggtataatttagtttttttgccttatggggtaaaatttttttcttaaggaactatgccttatagggcatacttttaattaaggcaattaaggcataaccaaaagtatgccttaactaaaagtgtgcctttaaaagttaaaaaaaaaaaaaaaaaaaaattctcaaggcaaagtctgccccccccggcataacttccttaaggaaaaactaaagttatgccggagggggcataacttttcctcaaggcataatttagttttgccttatggggcaaatttttttcttaaggaactatgccttatggggcatacttttaattaaggcataaccaaaagtatgccttaactaaaagtgtgcctttaaaagtttaaaaaaaaaaaaaaaaaaattctcaaggcaaagtacgcctccggcataacttccttaaggaaaaactaaagttatgcggagggggcataacttttcctcaaggcataatttagttttgccttatggggtaaaatttttcttaaggaactatgccttatgggcatatacttttaattaaggcataaccaaaagtatgccttaactaaaagtgtgcctttaaaagttaaaaaaaaaaaaaaaaaaaaaattctcaaggcaAAGTACGCCCTTCctcataacttccttaaggaaaaactaaagttatgcttgaggggcataatttttcctcaaggcataatttagttttgccttatggggcaaaatttttccttaaggaactatgccttatggggtatacttttaattaaggcataaccaaaagtatgccttaactaaaagtgtgccttgaaaagttaaaaaaaaaaaaaaaaaaaatgtctcaaggcaaagtctgccccctccggcataatttagaatttagagaaacccatttagtgttcttcatagctttctccaaattcttagcaatggagtttaattttctcccaaatcaactcaaagaattagtgcttaaataactccaaccaagcaacaagtagcaactccaaacaagcaacttccaatcgattttctttaacaagattagatttttcatccttatttttttccagatttttcctttttctttcttcgcatttttcattttttttcttgattttcgtttatggtggaaagttgttctttaacaagttgttcggaatcatatgtggattttcttcgccttgagattttcgtttataatggatattattttgacaacaaaaaatggggatggatattaaatagggtgaagatgaagatgaagtagcctaaaaatggagggagttcaaattttatctacttGGCATCATATGTGGCAGCTTAGTTGGCGTCCAAAACAGTCGGATGCATTTTTAAAGACCGTCACGCGCCATCGGGCGGTGTATTCACGCTCTTCACGCCACATCGCAAAAAAGGGCCATTTGCTAccgaaaaaatttgtccaggggggtaataggacccccgcaaatgttcggtgtgtagttggcattttggtcaaacgttggggggtattttgactattatccccTTGAAATGCAGAGTCCATGTATACAATATCGTTCCTTGAACAAACATTTGTTCTTTTACTCCTTGATTGGTTATGTAATTGTGCATTATTCTTACAGCACTGTAACAACATGTGGATGTGTCTCATGTTAGAGATATGACTCTGAAAGtgaaaaatactactcctacttTATTTGTATAGTTAGATATAACTGTTTTAGCAACTGCAgtataatttgaaaatttagagTGTATGGAATATCCGGTTTTGTGCTTTATTCccctttcaatttttttgtttaatttcccAGATTCTTTAAGATTTTAAACAAGGAGAAAGTGGTTAAAATACGAAAAATTAACTCTACATCAATTCTTCTTCAGGTTGTTGCTTCATTTACATACTTTTTAGagaacggaaaagggtcaaatatacccctgtactattagAAAAtggttaaatatacccctcgttatactttgggtccaaatataccctttccgTTATACTTTGAGTTTAAATATAGCCCtctgttatactttgggtctaaatatacccctcttccGTTAAAATTGTCTATGATGGATATGAAATATGACGTCGCACTGACAACTCGGTGAGGTGGACAccacatggcatgccacctcaccaccccaACCAATTCATCCCTCCCTTCTCCGtcttcttccaccactaccATCTCCTCCCCCTCTACAACCTTTTCTCCATAGGCAAAGATGACCCTGCTTCTTTTCTCCATGGTTTCCTTACTCTGAAACCACAACTGGTGAACCTCTTTCTTCCATTGGCGATTTGGATATTTTGTTTCTGTTGTAAACCTTGATGAAGCTTCTGGAATCTATTTTTTAGGATAGGAATAGAAAAGGAATCTTCTAGGTTGCATCGAACCCTTGAGTTAAAAAATTGATGTGGAACTGGAACACTCTTGCAAATGCCGTCTTTAATTGATTCAATATTCATTTTCAACATGGTGGTGTGGTGGCGCCAGTGGTGGCAAAGGTTGTGGAGGGGAAGAGATGGTAGTGatggaagaaggagaagaaagggGTGAATGGGTTGGGatggtgaggtggcatgccatgtggTATGTGTCCACCTCGCCCAGTTGTCAGTGTCACGCCATATTTCATATTCACCATGGACAATTTTAACggaagaggggtatatttagactcaaagtataacagaggggtatatttgaactcaaAGTATAACAGAAAGAGTATATTTGgatccaaagtataacgaggggtatatatAACCCTTTTCTAATAgtacagaggtatatttgacccttttccgtttagaGAAATAAGTATCTTCACCTAGATTAATTTCTAATAAGAAAATCGACTTTAGAGAAACGCGTGCAATTAATCTAATTCATTTGAATATGAAAACAATAGGGTATTTCAAATATTCAAAATGTAAAATAATTGTAATatttcattatggagtattatgaaaggatcctaTTACAAATTTAATTAGACACCTTTAAGTTCGGTAATTGTTAAATTGTTAAAATTCTATTATAGTCTTTTATAGTTTTAATATAAGCTCACAAGTGTTATCAACAATGTTTTTGAACACCTATTTTGAACTAATACTTATCCGATTTCAATTTTAGATCTGAACGCTTCAAGCACAACATTTACATTCAGTGATAGAAGGCGGTGGTTGTATTAATGATGGCGTTAATATAATGATATTTCTACATGGTGAAAGAATAATgaggaagaaaatgactttttatTAGGCAATGTAAGCTAAAACTTCAATTATTTACTATGACAAACAACTATGTACAGTAATATGAAATGAAGACTGTCTTTATACATCTCaaatatttgctaattttttccctttaatgtgttttcttttgttttttggatTCCATTAAACTGGATCTTCTCCCAATTTTCTTTTgtctttcaattttttcttgccAATAATCCTCGGTTTCTGTAATTTCATCTTCACCTAACCATCCTTCTTTCATCAATTTCTGTTGGTAGTACCTAAATCCCACATACAACATAAAAActgcaaaaaagaaagaaaaaaaaattgttgattatatccaaaaaatttatttaacaaaataatgttTGAAAATTTATTCAAGTAATAATTAAAAGTTGCATCTGCATAAATAGAAATGAAggaaaagtgaatatttttttctcaaaaaaaaaataataataaaagatagTAATATTACCTGTCCAAATCCTTGCAGATATTGAAGATAAATTCCAAATGAGTGTGAATATTGCAAATGCAAATGCTTTCTTGTGAGTACAAGATACCCAAGCGTCTCGAAAGCGTCTAATCCAAAACGTACCTTCATATTGCAAACATTTTGTACGttacaaaaattttaatttctcaaaagaaataaaaactaaaatcaTCAAAGATTTTGGTGGGACGGTAAATATCCCTCCACCTTTAATCAGAGATCATGGGTTTGAGCCAGAAATGAAGTCGCCTTCGACAAGAAAGACTTTAGCCTTGAATTCAGATTAATCAGTCCTCAAAATGGTTACCACACACAACGGGTGATAAACAACAAAGTTAAATAAAAGCAATGTACCAAATGCTCACCTTaactatttatatatttttagcaTTTAACTTTTTACATGCTGATaatgtaaaataatttttacatcATCAGGTtacttaaaaaataagtatGGTTAACCGACCATAATAAGGAACTAGTCACCTAAGACTTAAGGCAAATAACGTGCTACTAGCTACATGTTAAAATTACAATAtaaaatttttatgaaatttgaagaagaCTTCTATTATTACGTAGGGATccagtagctcagttggttggctacctgaactttcaccttgttggtgagggttcgaatccccacgttgtaatccccctccccccccccccgccccaacccaaagtaataaagaaaatgaaaaaaaaaaagagacttgTATTATTACATACTGCTCGGACCATCAACAATTTAGACCATAAGATTTATGAAATCGAAAGGgacaaattcataaataatcaCTTTCAGCCTTTGCAGTTGAAAAATAGCCACTATTATTAGAGTTCTAATTTTATAAGTCAAACTCCAATATATACTCATGAAATTTCGCTTGTGAAGTTTGAAACTATGTGACAatgactatttttcaaaaatacgaCTAAAAAGTGATTAGTAAACTTTATTTCATCGAATTCTAAATGTGATGCAAGAGCAAGACTAGGTAGCCAAACATTGATAATATACAAGTTTCTTAATAAATTAAACTTTTGCTTACATTATCCTTACACAATGTAGAGATAAAAATAAAGAATGCTAAATTTTAGAAAGATTGAAATGGACCACTTTGTATACGGAAATTCACTTTCTTCATTTGTACTCATTAATGCAACAAAAACAAATACTGTGACCACATTTATAACAACCAACTAATTGACAAATTCATAAAAGAGACGTTATGTAGTTCATCCAACGATGTGTACTACAATTTATTAAATATTCCAAAATTTGGTTAATCTATTTAACGGTATTGTTATAACTTCACCAACTAAgaattcctaaaaaaaaaaaaaaaacgaagctGGTAAAATTTTATAGTTATCATAAAAATGTTTTGTAGATCTTAATTTTTACTTACCTTCGTTTTAAAAATTGCCTTTCAGTTATACTTGCAAAATATACTAACAtaggttgtgtgtgtgtgtgtttgcgGGGGGGGGGGCATAAGTTTCGGGTTCGAGTCTCGAAAATGATATTAATTTTGGTAGAGAgcactttattttttaaaatggaaTTCCTGACGCGATTCCAGATCAGTCGAACCCCAAAATGGGTACCAAACACAAGGCTGGAACCAAAGAAATACGGTCAAAGTATTGTACAAAGTGAGAGTataaaaagaatttaatttatatatatatacactgactaggtgaaaaaaaaatcattatgaaCATATTTTTAACTCGTTGTAATTAACAAGCAACTTGTTGCATATTCTAAGTTACTAATTAACTCCATTTAGTATAGAAGTTGAtctatagtttttttttttttttaatttctaaatattattttaaactattagcatatatatatatatatatatatatatatattatttaagttaaattgctataaaaattatttaaaagttatGGTGGGGTGGTAATTAAGTATCCGTCCATTCTTAACTAGTGTTTTGGGTCGAATCTTGGGAATGATAATCTTTGATAAAAAGCGTTTTGCCCCCAAAGAAAGAGTTTCCCAAATtcctcgggaaccgaaccaacaACTCAACTACTTCTTATATCATATTTCGGATCTATTGGAATCGACGAAACTTCAAAATGGATTCATTTACCCCAATGAATTCGAAAAATCAAGCcagaaaagtaaaaaagaaaaaggagagcaTGGTGAGAGATATTTTACCATAGGCAGTTAGCTGTGTGGAATAAGAAGAACAGACTTTTGGTCCGATGAAAACTCCAAAAAAGCCTACAAACAGTTAAAAATACAGTGTGTCAGCAACAGCTATGTTGAGAGGTGAAAACAGAATATTCAATTATTTAACTCTGCTTGATCTACTGCAAAATATGTACTTTTTTTTCCTGGAAAATATGTACTAAATACTCTAtggatttaattattttcttttatccaatttccttgataaactttcattttcttttccttttccgttaggggaaaaataaataaaatgacccCTTTTGAAAGATGTACTTCATGAAATATGCTATATTTTCCCGTTTTGGATCTTTAAGCTTATATATAAAGATAACCAAAGCCGGAAAAATCTGAAATATTGTTAGGAAGAATTACAAAAGTGGATTTATATAAATAGTGGCAAAATCAAGACTTTTACTAAGGTATTCAAGAGTTCTTATGATCATTTACTCTAATACATTTGTATAAAAAGGTGTATATAAAAAGgtgtatttaacttatatatagtaTTATAAAATTTTCGGCAAAAGAATATTCAACTGACTAGCCTTAGGTCTATGTGGCTCCATCTAAAAGGCAAATATAAAATTCCTTACTTAAAAACTCTTCCTGctattacccaaaaaaaaaaaaaaaaaaaaaaaacagattcaCAACCAAAAAAGTTTCCAAAGTTCCATTCTCtttggtatattttttttctaacaaaagggaaaaacaaaacagtaaaaaaatatttttttaaccaTGTAGATGCAGAAAAACTCACCCAATTTAGACATTTTCCAAATAGTTATAGAGCTGCCACATCTTGCAAAAATAAACAGCAGAACTGCCATCTGTAGAGGCAAAATTTTGTCAACTTTCTAgtgattttcaaaatattgagaaaatataatttaagTCAGAAGGAATTTTTTCTAAAAGAGgacaaaaaaagtgaaatgggaaaatttgtttttttctttaccTTCATTGTAGTAGCAGGATCCCCAGAAAAAAGGGCTCTAATTTTCAAGAGACATTCATTTACATAAGGCAGTATCAATTTCAGTACCCATACTGCTTCTTCTTCCCCTAATACATATTCACTTGATTCACCTATATCATTTGCACCCCTATTTACCcaacaaagaaaacaaataataaaaattaggTAAAAGAAATAATGTTATCTACTATAACGATAAAGTTAATACAATGTTATTTTTCGTCACGTTAAAGTAATTGAACTTTACCTACTGTAACAAGTTTTTTACCTGAGGGATCTAAATAAAAAGATTGTAGCAAGGTAGACCAGACCCAAGTAGGAAATCACAGAAATGAAGctgtaaaaaaaagaaaaaaaccattaattttactttagtattttttttttctttggttatTTCAAGAATATCGAAAGAAAAATCTGATTCATTTTCCTTGGTGCAAGTTCTCCTTAACCAACTCGAGCCCCAAGCATAAAGTTGCCTTTATCAGAGAACTCTTTACCCCCGATATGGGACTTCAAGGCACGAATATGAATTTAATCGGGCCCCGATACATGTACCAGACACAAGATggtaaaccaaaaaaaaaaaaagttgttaatTACCTGATATTGAGATCTTGAGTATAAGAAGATGAAATGATGACAAATGTTCCAAATCCAAAGATTAATGCTGATTTTGATGCATCTCTCCACATAATCAAATCAactgaaataaatttccaaaaccaAAGAAGAGAAGATTAGAATCAACATTTGCagaaatgacatttttttttgcttgcaaagaaactatacaaaaaaaaataataattaaaaaataaataaattaccgAAGCTTTGTAGGTTGCTATGTTGTCTTGGGATATTGCTCTGAAATTCTTCATCTGATGTTGGAACTGAAAATGCAGCATAAAATTGATAAGGGATTCAGAATACAACCTTAAAAAACAGAATCATTGGGTATGAAGTCGCCTTTGTTAGGGAGTGTTTTACTCCCAACGTGAGATTTTCCGGCGCGAACTCGAATTTAGTCGTACTTCAATACGGGAACCGAACATCGagtggaaaatttaaaaaaaaaaaaaaaaattaaagaaatcaaTTTGCCTGGTTTGGTTCTTGTTGGActtggatgatgatgatgatgatgaattcTTGATTGGCCTGAAATTGGAGGAGGTTGTTTCTTGATAATTGGAGAAATGGGCACTTGTTTTTTCTCATTGTTACTAATATGAACTTTGTTATTCTCTTCAATCACAATCTTTTTAGGCTTAAAAATCTGTTCTGCTACTTCTTTAACATCAACACTTcccttttcaattttctcatcaatatcttcttgatcttcttcttcttcttcttcactttcaaGATTTGACTCTTCTTTAAGTGGAGATTTCACTTGAGATTCCACATTGCTTGTTGTTATAACTTTCTCTTCACACACATCAAATTCCTTACAGTTTTCTTCAGTAGATCTTTTCCTCTGAATTCCCTCAAATGACCCTTCAAGATCCCTTTTTGACtcatcaataatatcatcaacaacaaccttaTTTTCCTCAAAACCATTCTTACATTTCTCTGATCTTGTTTTCACCATTTGAAGTGAATCCCTCAAATTCCCATCAAGACACACAGATTTCAACTTCCTTAATTCACAATTCTTCTCATTTCCATCCTCA is a window of Lycium ferocissimum isolate CSIRO_LF1 chromosome 12, AGI_CSIRO_Lferr_CH_V1, whole genome shotgun sequence DNA encoding:
- the LOC132040191 gene encoding reticulon-like protein B21, which codes for MEVASRRKGKISRNGVVDEVKGGINVYSEKEETSQVENDEKISTTSGDNNNQVHKKLEMGPKPNVGVVGGGGVMSCKRKSWKSESNLEGKPIQIVKKRSELNKNLDEQSKELTTVISADNAMKKSPIQSKKCGTEKSPVKTMKAKFGESSDGNERNGIQLRKVKSEANKEGNEKNSELRKVKSVSLQMVKTKSASSKELEEEKCKNFEENKVVVDDVLDESKKNLEGSFEGNEKNCELRKVKSVCLDGNLRNSVEAKSEKCKKIFEENKVVVVDDVLDESKKNLEENEDGNEKNCELRKLKSVCLDGNLRDSLQMVKTRSEKCKNGFEENKVVVDDIIDESKRDLEGSFEGIQRKRSTEENCKEFDVCEEKVITTSNVESQVKSPLKEESNLESEEEEEEDQEDIDEKIEKGSVDVKEVAEQIFKPKKIVIEENNKVHISNNEKKQVPISPIIKKQPPPISGQSRIHHHHHHPSPTRTKPVPTSDEEFQSNIPRQHSNLQSFVDLIMWRDASKSALIFGFGTFVIISSSYTQDLNISFISVISYLGLVYLATIFLFRSLRGANDIGESSEYVLGEEEAVWVLKLILPYVNECLLKIRALFSGDPATTMKMAVLLFIFARCGSSITIWKMSKLGFFGVFIGPKVCSSYSTQLTAYGTFWIRRFRDAWVSCTHKKAFAFAIFTLIWNLSSISARIWTVFMLYVGFRYYQQKLMKEGWLGEDEITETEDYWQEKIERQKKIGRRSSLMESKKQKKTH